The proteins below are encoded in one region of Buttiauxella gaviniae:
- a CDS encoding hemagglutinin repeat-containing protein encodes MENQQPPVHFVKRQLSYLICILLAGQPVFPAFAAPTPANNATQMDQAGNGVPVVNIATPNGAGISHNQFQDYNVGKEGIILNNATGQLNPTQLGGLIQNNPNLKAGQEARAIINEVTGANRSQLQGYTEVAGKAANVMVANPYGITCNGCGFINTPNATLTTGKPVFDASGNLQQLDVTKGSITLEGQGLDGSQTDALSIISRATEINAGIHAKDLKVIAGANRVGADGRVTAIAGEGAAPVIAVDTGALGCMYANRIHLVSSDKGVGVNLGNLNARQGDITLDANGKLTVKNSLASGNLTAKGDSIALSGEHKAGGALSVSGVREISINDAQLASDSDISLNSQGQISVANGSLTAAKNLSLAARDLAVDQASRGDAAQNITATLSGTGTTQGHFTAGQNLSVTGKTLTNSGQLAANGDAQISLDTLTNSGTLQTGGQLAINAKQAELNGTQAAKGALNIWADSLTHGGKSNAAAITLTGNQIANSGILVAPALTINSAALTNSGLLQGNQALNLSADRLDNRFGGTIYSEQNLALNIPTLINAGLISSDRDLFLGGNSLTNSGEINAANLTSQTATLTNQVGGLLLADEQMTIGGQTLDNAGQLAANLLTINTDTFANRSVMQGDGGLAVTAKSLVSQGQMLSGAELTLNADSLNTSGLIQGKTLNLASGEWINTGNVLSEQNATINVRHNLSNQGKILGQQGVKLTAGALENRGWLAATVVTFQGDLINSGLIQGSDSLVLTGNSLNNQETGQWLTGGEMALSGQTLANQGVIQGNSLQLNTGQWSNSGKTQALDALTAHISGAFTNSGAVLSQNQLTLNAADITNSGSLAAQALSLITASLNNDGRLQGNTSLALDASSISNLSHGQIVSGGALNLSPGSLDNTGLLQVNDDFILNGEQFSNRGTILANNLLFNLNGALTNEQEGQLLARQNASFTSGTLNNSGVLYSQSSVALHANTLSNSGKMMADDLTLEANTFTNSGLWQGISNLSATGEVLNISATGRVLSGGALNLNAGQLTTAGTVQGGQASVTADSWQNSGSLLGTDSVNVNVSGELSNTGDLLSQGKTQIDAQTLTNSGSLLSEGNMVLTSATLDNRGALQGKNLGLRGDKITNTGTMIGLDSLTLESRLLMAAPLLELVNGGQILTGGTLAVNGGSLTNSGTWQGQNILLSAQQLQNSGAIQSADALTLTLSDRLNSDSNSKITANGNATLQALSLTNGGQWLAKNLTLKGDSLNNAGDISGVDGLTVTLTGAFTQQADKTLLTAGKLTLDAASVDNQGRIQAGDLTVNTGQLVNGGRLQGANALALNLTGRLTNSATGSIISQQSLNITTPELFNYGLIQSGTSARINAAQSARNEGRTLAGGELVFNTASLINNGWLQAGQLTLNAATAVNGGTLLAEQQGTFTGNSLTNSGTAQGNNLALNYQQLTNAGTVLGTSSLNISAGQVNLQAAGKLFSGGNLLLTSTGFDQLGQVVALGDLTLKLTHAFTGQNVLAAGNTLNVISDGAVTNQSVMQGQAVNLTAGGALTNNGQITTGNGSSTLSGSSISMNAAGTLQAGGDVALNSRSNITVNGFTGTAGSLTLNAVGNIMNTALLYAGNNMSLLANSIRNNRGDILAGNNLWMQRDAAGNANAEVVNTSGNIETVNGDITIKTGHLLNERDGLEVTQTESSLPQYSWVTDIEAQIPLSYFKAGEYGYVINSWESGGGSPGHGAAPTTHYSSTPVPYLNQQVKEFSTGISTVTVMANGGAARISAGHDIDLYAGHLDNQASLLLANNNVTLSGNYLNNQSWFSGSEIRYQTYQYGFGLDEVPIVESTVSKGDITSKYIVYSATGEARYERGEGEIYRSVIQAGGNVVANFTNDISNTTTTANTGGITPTIAAPTLNTLSNQTIDSAVQKQNLAGNDSVAINSPEWNDQLQNALQQINGGSGLDTSGSQLSGLDNANLGDATALNNASAQGSSLNTYQPHGVDTSAYPLPSGQNGYFVTSTDPNSPYLITTNPKLDGLGKLDQSLFGDLYALMGMTPGEAPRETNATYTDQNKFLGSSYFLERLNLHPEYDYRFLGDAAFDTRYVSNFILNQTGSRYINGIGSDLAQMQYLMDNAANAQRSLGLQFGIALTHAQIAALDQSILWWEAATVNGQTVMIPKVYLSAKDVTVNNGSVISGNNVQLAGGNITNSGSTIAAQNGLSIDSANSISNLNAGLMQAGGDLQLSALGDINNIGSQIAGKTVALESLDGNINNITLTEQWQAGGTGKWGQSVSFTDTLSGPTAGIVALDSLSLFAGNDINITDANVAAGGDLVMQAWGDIAITANQITDADSQSGFRGKDATSSSSVTYNGSTISAGGSIGMQAGNDLTVEASQVSAGENALLIAGNDLNLNAAETRESSGKGKRETHSTDNARSTITAGDDLTLVAGRDINSHAAGLAAEGDVAMQAGRDVNLLAEETTEGDSYRAKKKVEINESVRQDSTEIASGGEATIVAGRDVNSAAAQVTANGDIGIAAGRDINLSTATESDYHFKEETKTKSGFLNKTTTHTIEEDSATREAGTLLSGDNVTLAAGNNLLVEGSAVVGDGDVSLNAGNNIDIIAATDTDSTYRFKEQKKSGLMGNGGIGVTIGTNKSRYEMNDEGTTQSQSFSTIGSTGGDVTLNAGGQAHIGGADIIAGKDLSITGDSVLIEPGRDRRTHDESFEQKSSGLTIALSGAAGSAVNGAVTAAQSANEESDDRLAALKIAQAAMNGVQADQAMQLAEAGGENGSTAFGISASIGSQSSKSSSHSEQNTATGSTLTAGDHVSITATGGDITAIGSQIKAGLDVTLDAANDINLISSQNTQLLEGDNESHGGSLGIGIGVGNGGAGINISASGNSSRGNESGNGTTQNETTIDAGNRVTIHSGDDTTIAGAQVSGNSVVADIGGDLTISSLQDSDRYDSSQNSISGGASFSFGTMTGSGGISFSKDKMHSDYDSVIEQSGIFAGDGGFDITVGGHTQLDGGVIASTGTADKNSLDTGTLGFSDIGNKAEYDVSHSGAGISTGGSVAENFIGNMANGLPVVAGGGGSAEGTTKAAISAGSITIRDTENKQQDVADLSRDVEHANGSISPIFDKEKEQKRLEIAQSIGEVGSQAMDIARTEGQIQAITAGKAELEAKGKKAPAKDAPQNEWAEYNKALTETTGYRDAQKKWGTGSDIQQGLQAATAALQGLAGGDIAAAIAGGAAPYLAEQIHNLNLDEGSRAVAHVILGGVMAELQSKSAAAGAAGAVTGELIAQQLYPGRKPEELTEQEKQKVVALSTLAAGLAGGLVGDSTASAIAGAQEGKNSVSNNLFGGNEESQAAFIRQHGIDMATCEIAPSSASCQKAQNEASAVAGAMATAGLVYLPGGMQVTAGIGGTANAGIQYAINGTVNPTDVLIATYVGAFTANTGFIGTVGWNAAGGATSNYLKGDDPLTGAGWGAAGSAVGYGIGNKIVLPALDKVFNPAWKNYAWVDMGMGISKPLPLSPVPGMAGTATSSFATESTGQGVPKSIDELNKGSK; translated from the coding sequence ATGGAAAATCAACAACCGCCGGTTCACTTCGTCAAGCGCCAGCTCAGCTATCTCATCTGCATTCTGCTGGCCGGGCAGCCGGTCTTTCCGGCGTTTGCGGCACCCACGCCGGCGAACAACGCGACGCAGATGGATCAGGCCGGGAACGGCGTGCCGGTGGTGAACATCGCCACGCCGAACGGGGCGGGGATTTCCCATAACCAGTTCCAGGATTACAACGTTGGAAAAGAGGGGATAATCCTCAACAACGCCACCGGGCAGCTTAACCCGACGCAGCTTGGGGGGCTGATTCAGAACAACCCTAACCTGAAAGCAGGCCAGGAAGCGCGCGCCATCATCAACGAAGTGACGGGTGCAAACCGCTCACAGCTTCAGGGCTACACCGAAGTGGCGGGCAAAGCGGCGAACGTGATGGTCGCCAACCCCTACGGTATCACCTGTAACGGCTGCGGTTTTATCAACACCCCGAATGCGACGCTCACCACCGGCAAACCGGTGTTTGATGCGAGCGGCAATCTGCAACAACTGGACGTCACCAAAGGCAGCATCACCCTTGAAGGCCAGGGGCTGGACGGCAGCCAGACGGACGCGCTGTCGATTATTTCCCGCGCCACCGAAATTAACGCCGGTATTCATGCCAAAGATTTGAAAGTGATTGCCGGTGCCAACCGCGTCGGCGCTGACGGGCGTGTGACGGCGATAGCCGGAGAAGGTGCTGCCCCGGTTATCGCCGTGGATACCGGGGCACTCGGCTGCATGTATGCCAATCGTATTCACCTGGTTTCCAGCGACAAAGGCGTGGGCGTCAATCTCGGCAACCTGAACGCGCGGCAGGGGGATATCACGCTTGATGCGAACGGCAAACTGACGGTCAAAAATAGCCTCGCCAGCGGAAATTTAACCGCAAAAGGAGACAGTATTGCGCTCAGCGGCGAGCATAAGGCGGGCGGTGCGTTGTCTGTTTCTGGCGTGCGCGAAATTTCCATCAATGACGCCCAGCTTGCCAGCGATAGTGATATTTCCCTTAACAGCCAGGGCCAGATCAGCGTGGCGAACGGCAGTTTGACCGCCGCGAAAAACCTTTCGCTAGCTGCTCGTGATCTGGCTGTGGATCAGGCCAGCCGGGGCGATGCAGCACAAAATATTACCGCCACGCTAAGCGGAACCGGCACCACGCAAGGTCACTTCACCGCCGGGCAAAATCTGTCAGTGACGGGTAAAACGCTGACCAACAGCGGGCAACTGGCGGCAAACGGTGATGCGCAGATATCCCTCGACACCCTGACCAACAGCGGCACCCTGCAGACCGGCGGCCAGCTTGCGATTAATGCGAAACAGGCGGAGCTGAATGGCACGCAGGCGGCAAAAGGCGCGCTAAATATTTGGGCCGATTCACTCACCCACGGCGGTAAAAGCAACGCGGCAGCTATCACGCTGACGGGCAACCAGATCGCCAACTCCGGCATTCTGGTTGCACCAGCGCTTACGATTAATAGCGCCGCATTGACCAACAGCGGGTTACTTCAGGGAAACCAGGCGCTAAATCTCAGCGCCGACAGGCTGGATAACCGCTTTGGGGGCACGATCTACAGCGAACAAAATCTGGCGCTGAATATCCCTACGCTCATCAACGCCGGGCTGATTTCCAGCGACCGCGATCTCTTCCTCGGCGGGAACAGCCTGACCAACAGCGGTGAAATCAACGCCGCTAATCTTACGAGCCAAACCGCTACGCTCACCAACCAGGTCGGTGGCCTGCTGCTGGCCGACGAGCAGATGACGATCGGCGGGCAAACGCTGGATAACGCTGGGCAACTGGCGGCAAACCTACTGACGATCAATACCGACACCTTCGCTAACCGCAGTGTGATGCAGGGCGACGGCGGACTTGCCGTCACGGCGAAAAGCCTCGTAAGCCAGGGGCAAATGCTCAGTGGTGCAGAGCTGACCCTCAACGCTGACAGCCTGAACACCAGCGGGCTGATACAGGGCAAAACGCTTAACCTTGCCAGCGGCGAATGGATCAACACCGGCAATGTGCTGAGTGAACAGAACGCCACGATTAACGTGCGCCATAACCTGAGCAACCAGGGGAAAATCCTCGGTCAGCAGGGGGTGAAACTCACGGCGGGTGCGCTGGAGAACCGTGGCTGGCTGGCGGCAACCGTCGTCACTTTTCAGGGCGATCTCATCAACAGCGGCCTGATTCAGGGCAGCGATAGCCTGGTGCTCACGGGTAACAGCCTGAACAACCAGGAAACGGGTCAGTGGCTCACCGGCGGGGAGATGGCGCTTTCGGGTCAGACGCTGGCTAATCAGGGCGTAATCCAGGGAAATTCCCTGCAACTGAATACCGGGCAGTGGTCCAACAGCGGCAAAACCCAGGCGCTGGATGCCCTGACCGCCCACATCAGCGGCGCGTTCACCAACAGCGGCGCGGTATTAAGCCAGAACCAACTGACTCTGAACGCGGCAGATATCACTAACTCCGGCAGCCTGGCGGCCCAGGCGCTAAGCCTGATAACCGCCTCTCTGAACAACGACGGGCGCTTGCAGGGCAATACCTCTCTTGCGCTGGATGCCAGCAGCATCTCTAACCTCAGCCACGGGCAAATCGTTAGCGGCGGGGCGCTCAATCTCTCCCCTGGTAGCCTGGATAACACGGGCTTATTGCAGGTCAACGACGACTTCATCTTGAACGGGGAGCAGTTCTCCAACCGCGGGACGATTCTGGCGAATAACCTGCTATTTAATCTCAATGGCGCATTGACCAATGAACAAGAAGGCCAGCTCCTGGCGCGGCAGAATGCCTCGTTCACCAGCGGAACGCTGAATAACAGCGGGGTGCTGTACAGCCAGAGCTCGGTTGCCCTCCATGCCAATACTCTCAGCAACAGCGGCAAAATGATGGCGGATGACCTGACGCTTGAGGCGAATACGTTCACCAACAGCGGGCTGTGGCAGGGCATTAGCAACCTCAGTGCGACGGGCGAGGTGCTGAATATTTCAGCCACCGGACGTGTGCTGAGCGGAGGGGCGCTAAACCTGAATGCCGGGCAACTGACTACGGCGGGCACGGTGCAGGGCGGGCAGGCGAGCGTTACCGCGGATAGTTGGCAAAACAGCGGCTCGCTGCTTGGCACCGATAGCGTGAACGTTAACGTTTCCGGCGAGCTTTCTAACACCGGTGACCTGTTAAGCCAGGGAAAAACGCAGATTGATGCGCAGACGCTGACAAACAGCGGCTCGTTGCTCAGCGAAGGCAACATGGTGCTTACCAGCGCAACGCTGGATAACCGGGGTGCGCTACAGGGTAAAAACCTGGGGCTGCGCGGGGATAAAATCACCAATACCGGCACGATGATTGGGCTGGATTCCCTGACCCTGGAAAGCCGTTTGCTGATGGCCGCCCCACTGCTGGAACTGGTGAACGGCGGGCAGATACTGACGGGCGGAACACTCGCGGTTAACGGTGGCAGCCTCACAAACAGCGGCACCTGGCAGGGGCAAAATATCCTATTGAGTGCGCAGCAGCTACAAAATAGCGGCGCGATTCAGAGTGCGGATGCGCTGACGCTCACTCTTTCTGACAGGCTGAACTCAGATAGCAACAGCAAAATCACCGCCAACGGCAACGCGACACTTCAGGCGTTAAGCCTGACCAACGGCGGGCAGTGGCTGGCAAAAAATCTTACGCTAAAAGGTGATTCGCTAAATAACGCAGGTGACATAAGCGGCGTGGACGGGCTGACCGTGACGCTTACCGGAGCTTTCACTCAGCAGGCAGATAAAACCCTGCTCACCGCCGGAAAACTCACGCTTGATGCGGCCTCGGTGGATAACCAGGGGCGTATTCAGGCGGGCGATTTGACGGTTAATACCGGGCAGTTGGTTAACGGCGGGCGCTTACAGGGGGCGAACGCGCTGGCGCTAAATCTGACGGGGCGGCTAACTAACAGCGCCACGGGCAGCATCATCAGCCAGCAATCTCTGAACATCACCACGCCGGAGTTGTTCAACTACGGCCTGATTCAGAGCGGCACCTCGGCGCGTATCAACGCCGCACAATCTGCCCGTAACGAGGGCAGAACCCTTGCCGGGGGCGAACTCGTCTTTAACACCGCATCGCTTATCAACAACGGCTGGTTACAGGCGGGCCAATTAACGCTGAACGCCGCCACGGCGGTTAACGGCGGGACGCTGCTGGCGGAACAGCAGGGAACCTTTACCGGCAACAGCCTGACCAACAGCGGCACTGCGCAGGGTAACAATCTTGCGCTGAACTACCAGCAACTGACCAACGCAGGCACGGTGCTGGGGACATCCAGCCTGAATATCAGTGCCGGGCAGGTCAATCTCCAGGCCGCAGGCAAGCTGTTCAGCGGCGGCAATTTGCTGCTTACCAGCACCGGCTTCGACCAGCTCGGCCAGGTGGTGGCGCTGGGCGATTTAACCCTGAAGCTGACCCACGCCTTTACGGGCCAAAACGTGCTGGCAGCGGGTAACACGTTGAATGTTATCAGTGACGGTGCTGTCACCAACCAGAGCGTGATGCAGGGCCAGGCGGTGAACCTGACGGCAGGCGGCGCGCTGACCAACAACGGGCAAATCACCACTGGCAACGGCAGCAGCACACTTTCTGGCAGCAGCATCTCCATGAACGCCGCTGGTACCTTGCAGGCGGGCGGCGACGTGGCGCTCAACAGCCGTAGCAATATCACCGTAAATGGATTTACCGGTACCGCCGGCAGCCTGACGCTGAATGCCGTCGGGAATATTATGAACACCGCGCTGCTGTACGCCGGGAATAATATGTCCCTGTTAGCCAACAGCATCCGAAATAACCGCGGCGATATTCTGGCGGGTAATAATCTATGGATGCAGCGTGACGCGGCGGGAAATGCCAATGCGGAAGTGGTGAATACCTCCGGAAATATTGAGACGGTTAACGGCGATATCACAATTAAGACCGGGCATTTATTGAATGAGCGGGATGGGTTGGAGGTTACGCAAACTGAAAGCAGTCTGCCGCAATATTCATGGGTAACAGATATTGAAGCTCAAATACCGCTAAGTTACTTCAAAGCAGGTGAATACGGATATGTAATAAACAGCTGGGAATCAGGAGGCGGTAGCCCTGGTCACGGTGCAGCCCCAACAACGCACTATAGTTCGACACCTGTTCCATACCTTAATCAACAAGTTAAGGAATTTTCTACTGGGATATCGACAGTCACTGTGATGGCTAATGGTGGAGCTGCTCGTATTTCTGCGGGGCATGATATCGATCTGTATGCCGGGCATTTAGATAATCAAGCCAGTCTTCTTTTAGCGAATAATAATGTCACGCTTTCTGGCAATTATCTGAATAATCAGTCGTGGTTTTCTGGCAGTGAAATCCGCTACCAGACGTATCAGTATGGGTTTGGGTTAGACGAAGTGCCCATAGTGGAATCTACAGTTTCAAAAGGGGATATTACATCTAAATACATCGTTTATAGCGCCACAGGAGAAGCGCGTTATGAACGTGGCGAAGGTGAAATTTACCGCTCCGTAATCCAGGCGGGCGGTAACGTCGTTGCTAACTTTACCAACGACATCAGCAACACCACCACTACCGCAAACACCGGGGGCATCACTCCGACGATCGCTGCCCCAACCCTCAACACTCTGAGCAATCAGACCATTGATAGTGCGGTGCAAAAACAAAACCTTGCGGGTAACGACAGCGTCGCTATCAACTCTCCGGAGTGGAACGACCAACTCCAGAACGCGTTGCAGCAAATTAATGGCGGCAGCGGGCTGGACACGTCAGGCTCGCAGCTCAGTGGGCTGGATAATGCCAACCTCGGCGACGCCACAGCACTGAATAACGCCTCCGCGCAGGGCAGCAGCCTGAATACGTACCAGCCCCACGGCGTGGATACCAGCGCGTACCCGCTCCCTTCCGGGCAGAACGGCTATTTCGTCACCTCCACCGACCCGAACAGCCCGTACCTCATCACCACCAACCCCAAACTTGATGGCCTGGGCAAACTCGATCAAAGCCTGTTTGGTGATTTGTATGCGCTGATGGGTATGACGCCGGGCGAGGCTCCGCGTGAAACTAACGCCACCTACACCGACCAGAATAAATTCCTCGGCTCGTCGTACTTCCTTGAGCGCCTGAACCTGCACCCGGAATATGACTACCGCTTCCTCGGCGATGCGGCTTTCGACACCCGCTACGTCAGCAATTTCATTCTTAATCAGACCGGCAGCCGCTATATCAACGGCATCGGCTCGGATCTGGCGCAGATGCAGTACCTGATGGATAACGCGGCGAATGCCCAGCGCTCGCTGGGGCTTCAGTTTGGTATTGCCCTGACCCACGCGCAGATTGCGGCCCTCGACCAGAGCATCCTGTGGTGGGAAGCGGCGACGGTGAACGGCCAGACGGTGATGATCCCCAAAGTGTACCTGTCGGCAAAAGACGTGACGGTTAACAATGGCAGCGTAATTTCCGGCAATAACGTGCAGCTTGCGGGCGGCAACATCACCAACAGCGGCAGCACCATCGCGGCGCAAAATGGCCTGAGCATCGATAGCGCCAACAGCATCAGCAACCTCAACGCCGGGCTGATGCAGGCGGGCGGTGACCTGCAACTGAGCGCACTGGGCGATATCAACAACATCGGCTCGCAGATCGCGGGCAAAACCGTGGCACTGGAAAGCCTCGACGGCAATATCAACAACATCACGCTCACCGAGCAGTGGCAGGCGGGCGGCACCGGAAAATGGGGCCAGTCGGTCAGCTTCACCGACACGCTGAGCGGGCCGACGGCGGGTATTGTGGCGCTGGACTCCCTGAGCTTGTTCGCGGGCAACGACATCAATATCACCGATGCGAACGTGGCGGCGGGCGGTGACCTGGTGATGCAGGCGTGGGGTGATATCGCCATAACGGCGAACCAGATAACCGACGCGGACAGCCAGTCTGGCTTCCGGGGCAAAGACGCAACCAGCAGCAGTTCGGTGACGTACAACGGCAGCACGATATCGGCAGGCGGCAGTATCGGCATGCAGGCGGGCAATGACCTGACGGTTGAAGCAAGCCAGGTGAGTGCGGGAGAAAACGCGCTGCTGATTGCGGGCAACGATCTGAACCTGAACGCGGCTGAAACCCGCGAATCTTCCGGAAAAGGCAAAAGAGAAACCCACAGTACCGACAACGCCCGGAGCACTATCACGGCAGGCGACGACCTGACGCTGGTCGCAGGCCGGGATATCAACAGCCACGCGGCGGGCCTTGCGGCAGAAGGCGATGTGGCGATGCAGGCCGGGCGTGATGTGAACCTGCTGGCCGAAGAAACCACCGAAGGCGACAGCTACCGCGCGAAGAAAAAGGTCGAAATCAACGAATCGGTGCGCCAGGACAGCACGGAAATCGCCAGTGGCGGGGAGGCGACAATTGTGGCCGGGCGCGATGTGAACTCTGCGGCGGCACAGGTGACGGCGAACGGTGACATTGGGATTGCGGCAGGGCGCGACATCAACCTCTCCACTGCGACCGAGAGCGATTACCACTTCAAGGAAGAGACGAAGACTAAAAGCGGGTTCCTGAACAAAACCACGACGCACACGATTGAGGAGGACAGCGCGACCCGGGAAGCGGGCACGCTGCTGAGTGGCGATAATGTGACGCTGGCTGCCGGAAATAATCTTCTGGTGGAAGGCTCCGCGGTGGTGGGCGACGGGGATGTGTCGCTGAATGCGGGCAATAATATCGACATTATTGCGGCGACAGATACCGACTCAACCTACCGTTTTAAAGAGCAGAAAAAGAGTGGGCTGATGGGCAATGGTGGTATTGGCGTCACCATCGGTACGAATAAATCCCGCTATGAGATGAACGATGAGGGCACCACCCAGAGTCAGAGCTTCAGCACCATCGGGTCAACGGGCGGGGATGTCACCCTTAACGCGGGCGGGCAGGCGCACATTGGCGGCGCCGATATTATCGCTGGCAAAGATCTGAGCATCACGGGCGACAGTGTGCTGATTGAGCCGGGGCGTGACCGGCGCACGCACGATGAATCTTTCGAGCAGAAGAGCAGCGGGCTGACGATAGCGTTGTCCGGGGCGGCAGGCAGTGCGGTGAACGGCGCGGTTACTGCGGCGCAGTCAGCGAATGAAGAGAGCGACGACCGGCTGGCGGCCCTGAAAATTGCCCAGGCGGCGATGAACGGCGTGCAGGCAGACCAGGCGATGCAACTGGCAGAAGCGGGTGGGGAGAATGGCTCGACCGCGTTTGGCATCAGCGCCTCCATCGGGTCGCAGTCGTCCAAATCCAGCTCGCACAGCGAGCAGAACACGGCGACCGGTAGCACCTTAACCGCCGGAGATCACGTCTCAATAACCGCAACAGGCGGAGATATCACCGCCATTGGCAGCCAGATCAAGGCCGGGCTGGATGTGACGCTGGATGCGGCAAATGACATCAACCTGATTTCCTCGCAGAACACGCAACTGCTGGAAGGGGATAACGAAAGCCACGGCGGGTCGCTGGGCATCGGGATTGGTGTTGGTAACGGCGGGGCCGGGATCAATATCTCGGCCAGCGGCAACAGCTCGAGAGGCAACGAGTCCGGCAACGGCACCACGCAGAACGAAACCACGATAGATGCGGGCAACCGTGTGACTATCCACAGCGGGGACGACACCACGATTGCCGGTGCGCAGGTGAGCGGTAACAGCGTGGTGGCGGATATCGGCGGCGACCTGACCATCAGCAGCCTGCAGGACAGCGACCGTTACGACAGCAGCCAGAACAGCATCAGCGGCGGGGCGAGCTTCTCGTTCGGCACCATGACGGGGTCGGGAGGCATCAGTTTCAGTAAAGACAAGATGCACTCGGACTATGACAGCGTAATCGAGCAGAGCGGGATATTTGCCGGAGACGGCGGGTTCGACATCACGGTGGGCGGGCATACGCAGCTTGATGGCGGGGTGATAGCCAGCACGGGAACTGCCGATAAAAACAGCCTGGATACCGGCACGCTGGGGTTCAGTGATATCGGCAATAAGGCCGAGTACGACGTCAGCCACTCAGGGGCGGGTATCAGCACGGGCGGGAGCGTAGCGGAGAACTTTATCGGCAATATGGCGAACGGCCTGCCGGTCGTCGCGGGTGGAGGCGGGAGCGCGGAAGGGACGACGAAAGCCGCCATCAGCGCAGGCAGCATCACTATCAGGGATACAGAGAACAAGCAGCAGGACGTGGCAGACCTGAGCCGGGATGTGGAGCACGCGAACGGCAGCATCAGCCCGATATTCGACAAGGAGAAAGAGCAGAAGCGGCTGGAAATCGCGCAGAGCATCGGTGAAGTTGGCAGCCAGGCGATGGATATTGCGAGGACCGAAGGGCAAATCCAGGCAATAACTGCGGGTAAAGCGGAGCTTGAGGCGAAGGGGAAAAAAGCGCCTGCAAAAGATGCGCCGCAGAACGAATGGGCTGAGTACAACAAGGCGCTGACCGAAACGACCGGCTACAGGGATGCGCAGAAAAAATGGGGTACAGGGAGCGATATCCAGCAGGGGCTTCAGGCCGCGACGGCGGCACTGCAGGGGCTGGCAGGTGGTGATATTGCTGCTGCGATAGCCGGTGGCGCGGCACCGTATCTGGCGGAGCAAATTCATAACCTCAATCTGGATGAGGGCAGTCGTGCGGTCGCGCATGTGATATTGGGTGGGGTAATGGCAGAGTTGCAGAGTAAATCAGCGGCAGCGGGCGCGGCAGGAGCAGTAACGGGCGAGCTGATAGCGCAGCAGCTTTATCCAGGCAGAAAGCCGGAAGAGCTGACGGAGCAGGAGAAGCAGAAGGTGGTGGCGCTCTCGACGTTGGCAGCAGGGCTTGCAGGTGGACTGGTGGGTGACAGTACTGCGAGTGCTATTGCGGGGGCACAGGAGGGTAAGAACTCGGTATCTAATAACCTGTTTGGAGGTAATGAGGAAAGCCAGGCAGCCTTCATCCGTCAGCATGGTATTGATATGGCGACCTGTGAAATAGCACCTTCTTCGGCAAGCTGCCAGAAGGCACAGAATGAGGCGAGTGCAGTGGCAGGCGCAATGGCAACAGCGGGGCTGGTTTATTTGCCGGGTGGCATGCAGGTGACTGCGGGAATAGGTGGCACAGCGAACGCGGGGATCCAATACGCGATTAACGGAACAGTTAACCCGACGGATGTGCTGATAGCAACCTACGTTGGTGCGTTTACAGCAAATACAGGCTTTATTGGTACTGTTGGCTGGAATGCGGCTGGCGGTGCGACATCAAATTACCTGAAAGGGGATGATCCGCTGACGGGAGCAGGCTGGGGGGCTGCGGGTTCTGCGGTTGGTTATGGAATAGGTAATAAGATTGTTTTACCTGCTCTGGACAAAGTATTTAATCCAGCTTGGAAAAATTACGCATGGGTTGATATGGGTATGGGGATTAGCAAACCTTTACCACTATCTCCTGTTCCGGGAATGGCGGGTACTGCAACATCTTCATTTGCAACAGAAAGCACGGGGCAAGGAGTTCCCAAGTCTATAGACGAGCTAAATAAAGGTAGCAAGTGA
- a CDS encoding SymE family type I addiction module toxin yields the protein MKFIIDWKTHNKVTSITLKGSGLEDAGFKTGTPLKVRMMPGCLVLTAEEPLPPPPPEPEIMQTLRKIPKLSARKQQQILEFIEVITAKKLPAGKWI from the coding sequence ATAAAATTCATCATCGACTGGAAGACACACAACAAAGTAACTTCCATCACCCTTAAAGGAAGCGGGCTGGAAGATGCGGGGTTTAAGACGGGTACACCGCTGAAGGTGCGTATGATGCCTGGTTGTCTGGTGCTGACCGCCGAAGAGCCGTTACCCCCACCGCCGCCAGAGCCGGAGATTATGCAGACACTGCGGAAGATCCCCAAACTTTCGGCACGCAAGCAACAGCAGATCCTTGAGTTTATCGAGGTGATCACGGCTAAAAAACTGCCTGCGGGTAAGTGGATTTGA